One Mesorhizobium loti genomic window carries:
- a CDS encoding TRAP dicarboxylate transporter subunit DctP, with protein MDRRSFIRKAGVTGVGAAAAAATLAAPAIAQSNPKVTWRLASSFPKSLDTIYGGAEVFSKMLSEATDGNFQIQVFAAGELVPGLQAADATTAGTVEACHTVAYYYWGKDPTWALGAAVPFSLNARGMNAWHYHGGGIDLFNEFLATQGLFGLPGGNTGVQMGGWFRKEINTVADLSGLKMRIGGFAGKVVQKLGVVPQQIAGGDIYPALEKGTIDAAEWVGPYDDEKLGFYKVAPYYYYPGWWEGGPTVHLMFNKAKYEELSPAYKSLLRTAAQAADADMLQKYDYVNPPAVKRLVAGGAKLRPFSQEIMAACFEKANEVYAEMEASNAPFKKIWESIKGFRKEHYLWAQVAEYNYDTFMMVQQRNGKL; from the coding sequence ATGGATCGTCGTTCATTCATTCGCAAGGCCGGCGTGACCGGCGTCGGCGCCGCGGCGGCGGCGGCAACGCTTGCCGCCCCGGCAATCGCCCAGTCCAATCCCAAGGTGACATGGCGGCTTGCCTCGTCCTTCCCGAAATCGCTCGACACCATCTATGGCGGCGCCGAGGTGTTCTCCAAGATGCTGTCGGAAGCCACCGACGGCAATTTCCAGATCCAGGTCTTTGCCGCGGGCGAACTCGTGCCCGGCCTGCAGGCCGCCGACGCCACCACGGCCGGCACGGTCGAGGCCTGCCACACGGTGGCATATTATTACTGGGGCAAGGACCCGACATGGGCGCTCGGCGCCGCGGTTCCCTTTTCGCTCAACGCACGCGGCATGAATGCCTGGCACTACCATGGCGGCGGCATCGACCTGTTCAACGAGTTCCTCGCCACGCAAGGTCTTTTTGGCCTGCCGGGCGGCAACACCGGTGTCCAGATGGGCGGCTGGTTCCGCAAGGAGATCAACACCGTCGCTGACCTCTCCGGCCTCAAGATGCGCATCGGCGGCTTCGCCGGCAAGGTGGTGCAGAAACTTGGCGTCGTGCCGCAGCAGATCGCCGGCGGCGACATCTATCCGGCGCTGGAGAAAGGCACCATCGACGCCGCCGAATGGGTCGGCCCCTATGACGACGAGAAGCTCGGCTTCTACAAGGTCGCGCCCTATTACTACTATCCCGGCTGGTGGGAAGGTGGCCCGACCGTCCATTTGATGTTCAACAAAGCGAAATACGAGGAACTTTCGCCGGCTTACAAGTCGCTGCTGCGCACCGCGGCGCAAGCCGCCGACGCCGACATGCTGCAGAAATACGATTATGTGAACCCTCCAGCGGTGAAACGGCTGGTGGCCGGCGGCGCCAAACTGCGTCCGTTCAGCCAGGAGATCATGGCCGCCTGCTTTGAGAAGGCCAACGAGGTCTATGCCGAAATGGAGGCCTCGAACGCGCCGTTCAAGAAGATCTGGGAATCGATCAAGGGCTTCCGCAAGGAGCACTATCTTTGGGCGCAGGTGGCTGAGTACAATTACGACACCTTCATGATGGTCCAGCAGCGCAACGGCAAGCTGTAA
- a CDS encoding alcohol dehydrogenase GroES domain-containing protein translates to MKAVRLEAVGSIALREVDKPVPGPDELLVRIEACGVCGTDRHLFHGEFPCRPPVTPGHEFSGIVEAVGNTVSGFAVGDRVTGDPNIACGRCPHCHAGRVNLCRNLNAIGIHRDGGFAEYVVLPQKQAFILPADLPPTHGAFCEPLGCCLHGVDLAEIRPGSSVIVLGGGVIGLLTVQLARLAGATTIILSTRQASRRALAEELGATATVDPTAGDVIDAVAGPAGLMPGGVDVVFECAGVRDTVEQSMRLARAGGTVVIVGVTPQGMKAEFEPFDLLFRELKVVGSFLNPYTHRRAADLIASGAIEIDRLISRQVPLEEAADVIANPPAAGEVKVLMVPGRP, encoded by the coding sequence ATGAAAGCGGTGCGGCTGGAGGCGGTGGGCAGCATAGCGCTGCGTGAGGTGGACAAACCTGTCCCCGGCCCGGATGAGCTTCTGGTGCGGATCGAGGCCTGCGGTGTCTGCGGCACCGACCGCCACCTCTTCCATGGCGAATTCCCCTGCCGGCCGCCGGTGACACCCGGGCATGAATTTTCCGGCATCGTCGAGGCGGTCGGCAACACCGTCTCCGGCTTTGCCGTCGGCGACCGTGTCACCGGCGATCCCAACATCGCCTGCGGGCGATGCCCGCATTGCCATGCCGGCCGGGTCAATCTCTGCCGCAATCTCAATGCCATCGGCATCCACCGCGATGGCGGCTTTGCCGAGTATGTCGTGCTGCCGCAGAAACAGGCTTTCATCCTGCCCGCCGACTTGCCGCCGACGCATGGCGCCTTCTGCGAGCCGCTCGGCTGCTGCCTGCATGGCGTCGACCTTGCCGAGATCAGGCCGGGCAGTTCGGTGATCGTGCTCGGCGGAGGCGTGATCGGCCTGCTCACCGTGCAATTGGCGCGGCTGGCCGGCGCCACGACCATCATCCTGTCGACCAGGCAGGCCTCGCGGCGCGCGCTCGCCGAGGAACTCGGCGCGACAGCGACGGTCGACCCTACAGCCGGCGATGTCATCGATGCCGTTGCCGGACCGGCGGGCCTGATGCCAGGCGGCGTCGACGTGGTGTTCGAATGCGCCGGCGTGCGCGACACCGTCGAGCAGTCGATGCGGCTGGCGAGAGCCGGAGGCACGGTCGTCATCGTCGGCGTGACGCCACAAGGCATGAAGGCGGAATTCGAGCCCTTTGACCTGCTGTTTCGGGAATTGAAGGTGGTCGGCTCGTTCCTCAATCCCTATACGCATCGCCGTGCCGCCGACCTGATCGCGTCGGGTGCGATCGAGATCGACCGGCTGATCTCCAGGCAGGTGCCGCTCGAAGAGGCGGCTGATGTGATCGCCAATCCGCCGGCGGCCGGCGAGGTCAAGGTGCTGATGGTGCCAGGCCGGCCCTGA
- a CDS encoding TRAP dicarboxylate transporter subunit DctM yields the protein MMEFIAQNMAPIMFASLIIFLLIGYPVAFSLAANGLMFFFIGVLLSPYSGGSINLAWPLLHALPDNFYGSRVMSNDTLLAIPFFTFMGIVLERSGMAEDLLDTIGQLFGPIRGGLAYAVIFVGALLAATTGVVAASVIAMGLISLPIMLRYGYDRRLAAGVIAASGTLAQIIPPSLVLIVLADQLGRSVGDMYAGALIPGLVLTGLYALYILIMSIVRPKSVPALPLEARTLGHGVLSLLVALVVAVAISYAAYRYLAPTHGDNADILGATVGVLFIYIVAIADKRLNFNMMSRLAQQVVIVLIPPLALIFLVLGTIFLGIATPTEGGAMGSVGALIMAAAKGRLSLDVIKQALTSTTRLSSFVLFILIGARVFSLTFYGVNGHIWVEHLLTSLPGGEVGFLIGVNFLVFFLAFFLDFFELAFIIVPLLAPAADKLGIDLIWFGVLLGVNMQTSFMHPPFGFALFYLRSVAARVPYLDRLTGKQIAPVTTGQIYWGAVPFVLIQVVMIGLTIAFPQMVMRYKGTAIDPGTIDYKVPDAPGLSPLGTPPAGGTAPANGGSAPAAPGTPDLSQPPSFGDAPPSKPATPAPDLSQPPSFN from the coding sequence ATGATGGAATTCATCGCCCAGAACATGGCACCGATCATGTTCGCCTCGCTGATCATCTTCCTGCTGATCGGCTACCCCGTGGCCTTCTCGCTGGCCGCCAACGGCTTGATGTTCTTCTTCATCGGCGTGCTCCTCTCGCCCTATTCTGGTGGATCGATCAACCTCGCCTGGCCGCTTCTGCACGCACTGCCGGATAATTTCTACGGCAGCAGGGTGATGTCGAACGACACGCTGCTGGCCATTCCGTTCTTCACCTTCATGGGCATCGTGCTCGAACGATCCGGCATGGCCGAGGACCTGCTCGACACGATCGGCCAACTGTTCGGGCCGATCCGCGGCGGCCTTGCCTACGCAGTCATCTTCGTCGGCGCGCTGCTGGCGGCGACCACCGGCGTGGTGGCGGCATCCGTCATCGCCATGGGTCTGATCTCGCTGCCGATCATGCTGCGCTACGGCTACGACCGCCGGCTGGCTGCCGGTGTCATCGCGGCATCCGGCACGCTTGCCCAGATCATCCCGCCCTCGCTGGTGCTGATCGTGCTTGCCGACCAGCTCGGCCGCTCGGTCGGCGACATGTATGCCGGCGCACTGATCCCGGGTCTGGTGCTGACCGGCCTCTACGCGCTCTACATCCTGATCATGTCAATCGTCCGGCCGAAGTCGGTGCCGGCTCTGCCGCTCGAGGCCCGTACGCTCGGCCACGGCGTTCTGTCGTTGCTGGTGGCGCTGGTGGTGGCGGTGGCTATCTCCTATGCCGCGTATCGCTATCTCGCCCCAACCCATGGCGACAATGCCGACATTCTCGGCGCCACCGTAGGGGTGCTCTTCATCTATATCGTGGCAATTGCCGACAAACGCCTGAACTTCAACATGATGTCCAGGCTGGCGCAGCAGGTGGTCATCGTGCTGATTCCGCCGCTGGCGCTGATTTTCCTGGTGCTTGGCACCATCTTCCTCGGCATCGCCACGCCGACCGAAGGCGGCGCCATGGGCTCCGTCGGCGCATTGATCATGGCAGCGGCAAAAGGCCGGCTGTCGCTGGACGTTATCAAGCAGGCGCTGACCTCGACGACGCGGCTGTCGTCCTTCGTGCTGTTCATCCTGATCGGCGCGCGCGTCTTCTCGCTGACCTTCTACGGCGTCAACGGCCACATCTGGGTCGAACACCTGTTGACCTCGCTGCCGGGTGGCGAAGTCGGCTTCCTGATCGGCGTCAATTTCCTCGTCTTCTTCCTGGCCTTCTTCCTCGACTTCTTCGAGCTGGCCTTCATCATCGTGCCGCTGCTGGCGCCGGCAGCCGACAAGCTCGGCATCGACCTGATCTGGTTCGGCGTGCTGCTCGGCGTCAACATGCAGACCAGCTTCATGCACCCGCCCTTCGGCTTCGCGCTGTTCTACCTGCGCTCGGTCGCCGCCCGCGTGCCCTATCTCGACCGCCTCACCGGCAAGCAGATCGCGCCGGTGACGACCGGCCAGATCTATTGGGGCGCGGTGCCCTTCGTCCTGATCCAGGTGGTGATGATCGGACTGACCATCGCCTTCCCGCAAATGGTGATGCGCTATAAGGGCACGGCGATCGATCCGGGCACGATCGACTACAAGGTGCCGGATGCGCCCGGCCTGTCACCGCTCGGTACACCGCCGGCTGGTGGCACGGCCCCTGCCAATGGCGGCAGCGCACCGGCCGCGCCTGGCACGCCGGACCTGTCGCAACCGCCGAGTTTCGGCGATGCGCCGCCGTCCAAGCCAGCGACACCGGCGCCAGACCTTTCGCAGCCGCCGAGCTTCAACTGA
- a CDS encoding Tripartite ATP-independent periplasmic transporter subunit DctQ: protein MEGPLALSRGIDRLNEFIGKSVSWLILLAILVSAANAVIRKLFDISSNAWLELQWYLFGAAFMLAAAYTLKQNEHIRIDIVYGLFSRRVQHWIDLLGHLLFLMPFVTLMVFYFVPYVSLSFRSGEMSNNSGGLIIWPAKAILLVGFFLLALQGISEIIKKIAIMRGDMDDPNPFISAHEQAELEAKALADEVRS from the coding sequence ATGGAAGGGCCGCTCGCTCTGTCGCGGGGCATCGACCGCCTCAATGAATTCATCGGCAAATCGGTATCCTGGCTGATCCTGCTGGCGATCCTGGTGAGCGCGGCCAACGCCGTAATCCGCAAGCTCTTCGACATTTCGTCGAATGCCTGGCTGGAGCTGCAATGGTACCTGTTCGGCGCCGCCTTCATGCTGGCTGCCGCCTATACGCTCAAGCAGAACGAGCATATCCGCATCGACATCGTCTACGGCCTGTTTTCACGCCGCGTGCAGCACTGGATCGACCTTCTCGGCCATCTCCTCTTCCTGATGCCGTTCGTGACGCTGATGGTGTTCTATTTCGTTCCCTACGTATCCCTGTCGTTCCGCAGCGGCGAGATGTCCAACAACTCCGGCGGGCTCATCATCTGGCCGGCCAAGGCCATCCTGCTGGTCGGCTTTTTCCTGCTCGCGCTGCAGGGCATTTCCGAAATCATCAAGAAAATCGCCATCATGCGCGGCGACATGGACGACCCCAATCCGTTCATATCGGCACATGAGCAAGCCGAACTCGAAGCCAAGGCATTGGCCGACGAGGTGCGCTCATGA